Part of the Zingiber officinale cultivar Zhangliang chromosome 6A, Zo_v1.1, whole genome shotgun sequence genome, GTCTATTGCATTAGAGATTTGCGTGTCCGCTTCGGGAAAGGTGTCAGGGATACTTTTTAACTTGTCTTTTCCTAGAACGCTTTGGAAAACCTGCATATGCTTTGAGATATGTGCACAGACGCTATAGTGACACAATAAAAGGGGATCTCTATCCACAGACGGAGGTATACAATATTTTACTATTCAACATGTTCACTATTATAGTTTTTCTACTATTCTTCTCTAAACTGAGgattgacttgagcattggataGTCAATGCCGAGACTCTTTCATGGCCCATCATTAATACTCTTGATTTTATAGGACAATGTGAAGTCTTTATCTAGTCAAATGTTGAGCTACGTTTTCAGCCTGTCATATTGTTCGCTTTCGGACTTGAGCAATGATGATTGAATTATTGAATtcagttttaagaaaaataattgaAGAATCCAGAAAATAAACCATATACATTTAATCAAAATAGTCTATAAAGTTTATTGTGAAATccaaataatttattataaaatagGAAAATCATTAATAATTGATAATGggaatgataaaattattaatgatattaagattttattaatatcGATGAAATTTATCATTAAGCAGAGTATTAATGAATCAATAAAATTTCACACTTGACTAGATATGATCGGAGATAAATAGGAAAAAAACAtgtaatgtaattttattttattttataagtagcCCTAGACAATTAAGAAGTTTTGATTAAAAAAGtcacttaagttaaataaatcaTTTGACTAATTAAGAATAAACCATATCCACACTATTCTACATATCAAttagaatattaaatatttttaattaagaaaatatgcatcactttTGATTAAAACATAACCatcaaaatattaattcaaacaagatattttgattgatagccTTTTAACTTTGTTTTTTAATACAAATAATTTTGCATTGCTTTCCTCAAAATAATTTTCACTTCAATTATATCATGCATGTAAAAAGGGGGAAACACCAACACTATGTGCATCCCTCTCTAGGGACAGCTGGTTGATGTTTAGACTGGTTATCTTGAAAGCAAATGGGAGTTTTCATATAATAAAATGATTTAGATGAGCAAAATATTGATTAGAAGTTCTAATAAAAATTACATCATTTACAGATTGGCCATCCTGGACGAGATAGGTATGTTACAGTAGCTGAGGGTGCATGTTTTGATCTCCCATGAAACAAACTACTGTAACATCCTAGGAGCATTTCCAGCAAAAGCATCACATGTAGGACCTGGAATCCCAGTTATCTCCATGCATGCCTTCCAAGTACTTTCGTTAAGCAAAGAGGATCAGGTTCTATACCATAATCAGTTAAAGGCCTATGTTCGAGAACATTATCATGCTCTTCCACAAACTCTGGATTGCCCTTTCTTAATATCATCCCGTAAATACTGCAACCGGGCAAGCTTAATTAAGCAATCCAGGACAAAATTAAATCAAGAGACAAGACTTCTATCGGTTTGATTTTCCCCATCTATATCTGGGACTGCAAATATATATTGTAccattttaaacataaaaatatcatgtctgCGATCATAATATCTAAAATATTCTATAATTCCTTCTAAATCTATAAATCCTGCATATATATCATCAGTATTCCAATTTTTCGATTCAGAGAACATTCATACAgtgttgaaaaatatatatatataaacttgatAACGAAAATCATTAAGTTACTATTTGAAGAGAGATAGATTCATCAATAATATGTGTATGTGTTAACACGAAATATTGATAAGTGTTTCAATTTAAAGACAGCTCAATAGTGTTTCAATATTCAGTCTCAGTTATCTTAAACAAGGAgttaataatagatcatcaaatgatAGATTTTAAATGTTGCTCTGCTCCAGACTGAAATTTTATGGCTTCAGATCGTCGCTGTCGTCGTCCGCCGTCGTCCGTCCGCCGTCCTCATCGCCGTCACCGCCGTCATCGCCGTCGTCTTCGTCGTCCGCCGTCGGCTGGCAGCCGTCGTCGCCGTCCTCCTCCTCGTCGCCGTCGTCGCTGTCATCGCCGTCGTCTTCGTCGTCCGCCGTCGGCTGGCAGCCGTCGTCACCGTCGTCGCCGTTATCGCCGTCGTCTTCGTCGTCCCCCGTCGGCTGGCGGCCGTCGTCGCcgtcgtcctcctcctcctcgtcgccGTCGTCGCCGTCATCCTCCTCCTCGTCGCCTCCGTCGTCGTCCTCGTCgtcatcgtcgtcgtcgtcgtcatcgtcgtcgtcgtcctcgtcctcgtcctcgtcctcgtcGGGTGTATAGGAATTTTTTATGGCACCATCAGAGTTTATCTGCaacatcaaagaaaaaaaataacatactTCAAGAAATGACAAGCAAAATTATTAAATTGGTCGGATGAATTATAATTGCGGACAATCAAAATTGAATGAGTATTTTTATTCtttcagaaaaataaatatttacaaaaaaataTGTAAACTTCTTTTTAATAGAAATTATGCACTCAACAATTAAAATACTCACGGTAACTGTGCGAACAAGTCCTCCACTCGCTTCATCTTTGGCGATAGCACGTGATACAACTTTAATTACAAATAGCTGCATGTTAAAAGAGACCATCTCTCAAATTATAATAATGCAAACAATATATGAAAGCAAATACTCATAATGCGAAAAACAGAAATTGCAGAAGTTGCCTTCACTTTTCATACCTCAGCTTCAACTTTCCCCATCCCTTCTCTCCATGTCATGTCAACAAAATCTCTAATGTGGCGTGAGCCGGATCCTACATAATACAGTACACATGTGATCATATACGAAATATAgacaaaaaattaagttttatgtTGTTATACCGACCCTCAATTGCAAAAGGCAGTTTCAAAATGGCCCCTCCCGGTGGTACTGCAAATATTTGGCCTCCTTCGTACTTATCCCATCCACCAACAATCACACCCATTTGTCTCATGTTCTACAAAAGTTCACGAGCAGAATCATATATGAGTGTTATTGTATATCCTAAAGTAAACGAATAAACAAATGGTAGAATGTACTTCACTAGGAATCATAATGTTTTGATACCttatttttataagaaaataatCTAACTAAATTAGCCGCATCCTTGACCTTTGCAGGTTGCCCAAATTGAATTCTGCAGCAGGAATAAACAAAAAACATGTTCTATGTTTTTACATATACGAAGTAAATATTATAGTTTAACTCACTCTTGTTGATCAAGCATGTTTCTAACATAATCTGAGAGAACCTCAGAAGCAGCAGCCTGTAAAAAAGCCAAAACTTGTTAAAAGGCTATATAAGAATCTCAGAAACTAAAGTAAAATAAATCAGAACCACGATCAAAGACATCACAGCTATTTGcggtataaaaaataaaaaacgatTTGCCTCCCGAGAGAACCGGAAGATATATCGACTTAGAATCCTAGTGAACTTAAAAATAGATACAGAGATTCTTACCGGTCCTGAACGacaaatataaattttatccGTTAGCTGGATGATCTTGTTCGTCATCGAATCAATTGTGACACCCATTTCTAAAGTCACCCTGGAATCCGCACCAAGGACGACGCCGCCGTCGTAGGTAACGCCGACGATCGTAGTTCCATGGGGAGCATTGAGATCCATGACAACTTACTTGAGAGGAAATGAGAGGATGCGAGAATAAGGCTTCAGATCTGTGACTGCTCTTGTTTGTGACTGCATTTATAGGAAGAAGTCAAGCGAAACAGTAGAATAACTACCAATTTTTTTTCATAACATTGACCGTTTGACACGTAGATCACGTTTTGAAATAATATTCCATTtacgattttaaaataaatttataaataactaaataatcTAATTTCAAGGGTAATGTTTTCAGAAATTGTCCCACTTAAGCAACGGAGGAAAAAAAATACGTCTTCAAAACGATCATGCATTTAATGTGCTATGCAAAATTAGTAATACAAACGAATCCTGCATTAATGTGCTCTGAATCATTAATGAGTACAAAATCTTTACCGTGCAGATCGATCATATTTCGCACACCGCTACATACTGAGCGGTGCATCAGAAAGAAAGACACGTTTAACTGAATAATTAATACTATCTATATATGTTAAGTTCAATAACTCATCGCTGCTTAATTAATGTTGCCGCTGTCTAGACAACGACAGACTGTAGTTTAATTAATGCACCCTATTGGAAGAAAGATTTTCACCGTAGTCAACCTGCCGCTCCGCTAATTAATTAATACACTATCAGAATgtctaattaattaatattgattCGAACATGCtcatctttatgcttcggctaatctcattttttaattacaaaatatcatattttatatgtatttaattagtAATAACGAGGTAGAGATTGATTTTTTTAGATTAATGAAAAGCCAAATTTACTCACATTCATATATAATGTAATTAATGAGAATTGTACAGTGAGATAAGGTTGACATGCTTTCCTAGTGGTTAATATGCACTATCTATATtaatatttatgatatgatgtgatataattaattacattaatttgAATAATTTTACTTATCGTTCAATTATGATTTTTATTAGACCGACATCTTAAATATTAAGGTCTTATAAAATTACGGACCACTTACAACATCCCATGCATAAGTGTAcgatgataatattttttttaaaccttAAGTGAAGCGGAAAAATCACGGCACTGTGCACGATTAATGAGTACAGGATATTTTTTTACTGGTTTAGAACTCTTTCAAATATGTTACgtatatataaaagaaataaataacatCTAAAACTTATTGATAATGTTTTCATTtgttatattaaattgattaaatacgTTTTCAGCCTGTTGATAGCGACatctttttgaattttaaatcgtACGGGATAATTTAAGAACACACTGCTTTAGTTAATTCACACCCTCGAGAAAAGATCTTAATTAATGCTGACGGAGCTTTGAACCTGTCAATTTCTAGAGCTGTCATCTCGAAAGTCGGAATGCTActccaattaattaaattaattaatattgctTCAGAACATCCCTCACTTATACAATTAAGTCACACAACAATAAAAAGGGGAATGCCAtttgttttaattataaaaaaatatattttatatgtatttaattagtaattacgagactatttttcttttaaattaataGAATTAACGTACGATAAGCTAAACATACTCACATCACCCATTTAATTATTCCGACAATCTATTGAATATATGTAGCACATAGGTGAATTGTTCGCCTCGAGCGTGAGGGCAAGTCTGAGCGGGACGATGCGATGATTAAGATATGAGGTGTTATCACATAAGGTCTTGAGGTCAAAACTCGGTGTGACCAAGTATaatctcccccatgtcttggccatttacactaatgactagtagtcacccgtgatttacctcttccgtgttggcctAAGAACGGGTTAGCGGGGGCGCTGGagacgagcgaatcgccttttgccacgtgAGGGCAAGTCTGAGCCATGTCACCAAAGACAATTATCatgggtttttaatttttatgGATTACTAAATTTGAcatgtatatataatatatattatatataattaaattattttaataaaaactctaaaaatatattttaatagatTATTTTaacaaaatctaaaaatatattttattttaataaaggtcttaaaaaaatatattttctaacaaaatctaaaaaaataaaagaaagaaaaataataaggaaggaaaataattcttttttctcttttcaatattttatttcttatacaattttttttcattaatttatttacaGATGTTATAAGACTTTGAAGAGTAAAGTATAAATACTGAACActaattttcttccttcttctcttttgaatctcttctaattaaatcAGAAAACTTTAATCttcaattgaaattaaattttagtttcatcaatatataaacttaattacaacgTAGGTTATCTACTTATCTATAATTTTTTTGGTTGCCAATAttcattattgattttttttattgtattggagctaatattttatgatttttcttatcgatttgaaagaatttaaataaattatcctAATTTTAATCATCATAGAATAGATGATATTAATTGTTTCAAGCACAAATCATGCTTTATTGTTCTTggactattattttcactagttgtgTTTGTTTTATTGCTagttttgtgtgttttatttttacactttaaATTTATAGTACAAATATATTTCTAAAGAAATAACAATCTTAGAGTCAGgaacaaaattaaaagtaaaaaagtGAAACATATTAATAAAACTAACAAAGGTACGGTATTCTTTGTAAGTTTTTTAAAGCTAGTTCTTTAATTGAAGATTCAGTCGATGAATTACAAGAAGAAAGTCAAAAAGAACTAAATGATCATGCAACAAATAAGCAACAATCGagtaatcaagaaaaactaaatgATCATGCAATTAATGAGCGGGAAGAGTTGAgagaaaataataatcataatcATGCACTGAATGGCCAAGAAGAATTGAGaaaaaatgatgataatgatttgaatgtaaattacttgacaattttatgtatcGAAAATAAGAGgttagaaaaacttgattttgAAGACCTTATTGATGAGTTTGTTTCTCAAAATGCTAAAatatatagatttttttaatgattatttcatatttattttttttattggtaGGTATTATACCTTTTGTTTTTTAGAAACTTAGGAAACATATTTTGTACGGTATTGTACTTTTTGAAGaatcttgaaaaatatatttggtatagagtttatcatattttaaataaaatatattgattttcaagtttttctattaaattatattcaaatcgtatgttaataaaaaaaaaatcctatagaggtcccttttctcttctcttgaaAATTTTAGCTCATGAATATTCATTATTTGAATAGTTAAGTTTAATAGCAATTAGAAGAGGATATAAGAAGACATGATCCAAGGAAATTATTTATAGAGTAGTCTAGTTGATATTTTCATCTTGAACTAATACATGTGCTAATAGTTTGTCTGATAACGTTGTTATGTCTTTGGAgattagtttttaaagagggctTACCCTATCAATTTTTTCTGGGAGTACTCTAAAAGTGTTAACTGTGTtactaaataattattatataaaagattaagaaagtcAAATTTTGTCCAATGaacaatataattttaaataattgaatTTTAGCCACGACACCCTGAATTATGTAAAATTATACATAAGTGAATTAGAATAATATAACGaacataaattataattaattatataaacatAACAAATTATACCCCACTATCTTTgttatatttatttcattaacTTGAATGAAATATCAAATTATATTATCTTGATTTACCACATGAGTCAAAGAAAATATAATTAGAtagttttattataaaattatagtAAATACAATTGAATTAAACTTTAACCCATGATTTACATTTGTAAATAtgacattttcttttctttttaataaGCATGTATTTAATTTACATAATCTTCAAATTTCTCTAATATGCATTGTGATATCCCCAAACTTAAGGGTGATAACTATAAAGTTGTCTGGAAGGAAAGGATTCTTCTCCATCTGAGGTGGTTGGATCATGACTTTGTCATAAAGAAAGACAAATCACTTGTTATTAATGAAATCAGTATTCCTAATGGGATTGTCCTTTATGAAAAATGGgcattctggattcgtcccagaatttttaaaaaaaaaatttagaatagttaaatatggacctagagacatcagaatttcatgaaacaagtttttatgtgtttgtattattcatctaatcataaaaatatcctcatccataaatttaacaaaatattttgagtgtggtgattttttaacctgaatttgGTCAAATTCATTACAAAATCACCATATTTAATATATTAGGTGAAAATTATTTATGAGGGTATTATTATGATCAGGAGAATGATACGAATACATAAAaactttgtcacgccccagaggagtctctgtccgaataaatttcggcagcatctcccctgtacggcggacaatctgaaacttttctacaagcactatatacctcagccacatgcggctggaataataataataaaagaaaacaaacaccacgcagttaatatcaaattcagcctctggctgacacaaccacgcagttaaaaataaagcagcctactcggttgtaccaaaatcaaaacacaaaactgctagccggctaggcttacacaaccaataacaaatacaaaataccacataacaacatcaacactcccaaaaataaaaccagagtacaaagctaaacaaactgatacataaaacaaacaaaacatacgtgaaaccgataagtcttctgatgtgacgtggggaccagcagacaggatgctccaagcgacaccataaatatcctggtacctgaaaaagatagtgtcaacgggggtgagttcaacaactcagcgaataccaatggacatgagtagtaagatatatctaacagcaacaaacatggaatacatcttcctaatcatatatagggaatatgcaaaactgaaaggtaactgaggaagctgtactcaccaggaactcctatccagacaaaagggtcgtcaaaccgaaagtgtcaataatcctgtatgcaggtcaaaagtatgcatccaaccaaaatgcagcaaccaaatgcagcaaacacaatcataagaatataaatgcatcaatgcatatgatgctaattatgcgtcctggtcaccgccagtcgatcatctcacactcaaatggtgagaccgagttgggtagtgacaaccgtgcactctgtctcattgctcccgatgagtgaccgagtggacgggatcttgtcgagtactcctgtcccgtgaccccaaatcataaatggggagctcaatgctctcaacccggtacacgatgacgggaggtatctctgccggctaccctgagtcaccgaccaacggaaccaaacagagtccaccgtctgccattacgctacactaaatgccgagcCAAACAGAAGCGGAATCGtcgcggctaccacgctgagtcctcggaccaacagcagaaccgccacacacctgcctgatatactactaatccatgagtggtgatgtgtgcagtatatgtaactggcgatgcgctcaaccatagtggagctaacaatcgcgcagcatgcaatcatgatgcatgacactaagcatagcaataaaactgatcagcataaccatatccatatatgtataatatgggtaccacagtatcagtgagtcaaatccacgaatctagggtatacagatcctctatggtaaaacaacctagatcctaaacatatcctcctTCTATAATATATGtatcaacaatatacacagatcaaagaatcagagtctaggtgcacgaatcatatatgatatacaaatagaggtacactagtcaggtatggtataaaaacctaggtatcggataatctagatacacctgccagaaataaaatccagaacctagtcccaacctcagtagagcatggtatgtcacttactctaggaactaaggtactcatggtaataaagtactcatggcaataagatactcatggtaacaaatcacgagatataagcacggatacatcacaagcgacaaacctaacatgctatggatatcaaacaatgacataccaaaggcaaacatgttcattgcttgtagttataaaatactatgcatatccaaatgacaatatcataaaagataagtcaagaggtacccgcctttaactgtagATCATGTCCAGAAATCCTACGTTGAGACGCTCGTCCAAAACAAAATCCTGCGATCACATATGGTATGATATTACTAGTCAAGTAAGTACTAGTTAACTAAATTCATCATAAACCAAATAGCTAACTTATCCCAATCTGAATCAGAATCTATATATTAATTCCATTTCAATTATCAACCCCATATCTGGTAGTTTACCAATCTCATTAATCTTGTTAGGTTTAACTCAATCCATAACCTCTTATTATTCCACAGCATCTAGTTAACAACTACACCTTTCCAATTTGAATCTACATTCATGTATAAATCAACAACTTACCCAAATCAATGCATTCCATTGCCATCTCATAGCCGGAGAGAGTTGCTGTTGTGAATGTCCAAACCAAATATCCTACATTACAATCATCACAGTAACATCTTAACATTTGATCTAATTCCACCATAAATCCATATCCCTACATTAACAACAATCTTAGATGAATCATAGCTAGAGCACAGTAACAACAAGGATAGGACCACAGTGAAGAACCAACTAGAGCACTGACCTTGGCCCTTGGTTGAAACCCAACTCGTGTAGAGGTGGCACCTCGAATCGGGATGACCAGCACTCGTCGGCAGTGGACCGAGAGCTAGGGTAGAGCGAAATTCTGGCCTAGACAAAGGAGAGAAAATCCATCAATGGCAACAAGCATATCACAGTGAGGATGCGCAAGAAAGGGaaaatctagggcacgggaggaAATCGACAACCCTACCTCAACCGGCGGTGACTCAACCGGAGCAGGCGGCGGTGGAGACGACTAGGACCCCAATGCTAGGCAGAGGGGAGGTGGCGCCCAGCGACAAGGTGGCGATCGACGCCGGGTCGGGGAGAAGAGGAGCGTCGGCGTTGAAGAGGAGTGAGGGGGAAGGAGATCTGCCCAATTTTTCCTGCTTTTGCCGAGGCTTTGTTCGCGTGGGAGAGGAAGTGTGAAGCGGCGCCGGTTGGGGGAGATGATCGGAGGTGGGGGAAGAAGTAAGGGGTCGGCACAAAGAGGGAAAAGGATCGAGTGGAGAAGGAAGTTAGGGCACGGCATGGTTTCGGGTTCGGCAGCGGCAAAGAGAACGAAATGACGATAAatgaggaaaaggaaaaagaaatagaaaaaaaagaaaaagaaaaataatttccaacttttcctcgcttaaatgggtagcctaaacaggcttttccggaccccattttatccccgtaaattcgtccatacgagctctgaaaaattcccgaaaaatttccaaaaattctgaaaaattcccttattaatattcgcctattttcggtattttacattctcccccactaataaaaatttggtccccaaatttcattatctaccatcagcaagtacttacaacagatatagagtataaatgctgaacggtaaataaatcacaaacctcaagtgaaaagatggggatatcgagctcggatcgtatcctcgagctcccaagtagcctcctcgtctgaatgatgctgtcatccgactttaaccagccgaatagtcttgttccgcaactgacgctctttccggtcgagaatccgtaccggaacctcctcataagtaatgacAGGCTAaaaaggaactgagatatctgtcagcacatgtgtcgagtcggatatatacctcATCAACATAGACACATagaatacgtcgtgaacgcccgccaaagctggtggtagcgctaaacgataagctaccgctccaactctttccaagatctggaaaggttcaTTGTATCGcaggctagcttacctcggaggccaatcccttcacccctttcgtgggtgaaactcacagaaatgcatggtcgcaaatggagaactctaaaagtctccgactccggtcagcataactcttctggcaaactctaccaatgacaaatagtcctcccaactgtttccaaaatccaatacacacgatctcagcaaatcctctagagtctaaatggtccgctGCGACTATCCATCTTTCTGAGGATGGAaaaactgtactgaaacagagctgcgtgcccaaggtctgctgcagccTCTGTCAAAACCGAGACGTGaatcggggtctctatccgaaataataatcaacggaacaccacgtgatcggatgatctcccggcaaaacagatctaccaatcgatccaggaaatctgtcCTCCGATTAGCTACAACTTGCGCGGATTTGGGTAATTGATcaaagattacccaaatcgcatcatggtctcataatgtcctcggcaaactcaccacaaagtccatagtaatatattccgatttccactcaggaataggaatcgcTGAAATAAGCCGACAGATCTCtaatgctcggccttcacttgttgacagacgagatatctagctacaaaatccgcgatgtcttccttcgtgtcgttccaccaatagaaacacctcaaatcttggtacacacgggtaccgcatgggtggacagcaaatcatgagcgatgagcctccggaagtaactcttataagaccggatgagactgaggtacgcataatctacctcggaagtatataataccctcctcgtctcgtgtgaactcggtctgctacccggaagctatctggctgcaaataacccgcaaatacagcctagggctctcggatcctcgtactgatcgatgactgagcaaccatggtaaccagtctgtgaccacaactcggtggcaagccaaagtcactctagacttccggctaagtgcgtcgacaaccacattagcttttcctaggtgataGTTAATGGtataatcaaaatccttcaggaactccatccatctcctctgtcggagattaggttccttctaagtaaaacagatatttgagactcttatgatcagtgagaatctcaaatgtaacgtcatataaataatgtcgccaaatcttcatggcaaaaataatggcgactagctccagatcatgtacagggtagttcttctcatgcttcttcaaccgacgagaaacaTAGAAGACTACTCTatcatgctgcatcaaaacagcgtccaAACCCG contains:
- the LOC121995286 gene encoding proteasome subunit beta type-6-like, with translation MDLNAPHGTTIVGVTYDGGVVLGADSRVTLEMGVTIDSMTNKIIQLTDKIYICRSGPAAASEVLSDYVRNMLDQQEIQFGQPAKVKDAANLVRLFSYKNKNMRQMGVIVGGWDKYEGGQIFAVPPGGAILKLPFAIEGSGSRHIRDFVDMTWREGMGKVEAELFVIKVVSRAIAKDEASGGLVRTVTVK